AGGTATAACCTCTAAAATACGCAAATGGAATGTTTGCATCAGAGAATATTTTATCAAGCTCATGCTCATCTGCGACATGTCCGCATATAAGTAACGGCCTTGCAGCGCCAATATCCTCTAAGATAGATGGGATTTGTGCCCTAATATCTGTACCGTTAAGTATCCTCTGTTTCACAGTCTACTCCTCCGGTATAAGCGTCAATATTTCTTTAATCGGCATACACATATCGTCGGCTTCTTTAGCCCTGTGGTTAGCAAGTATAGTTTGGGCGACTTTTTGCATTGCAGGGAAACCGCTTCTTGTCAGCTGATTAGCGTATATTACTATATTGGCTCCGCGTTCCGCAAATTCATCTTCCGTCACCGTATTATACGAAGTCGGTACTACGACAACAGGGGTAATTGAATCCGAAGCACGGAACTTTTGTAAGAATTCAAAGACTTCGGCAGGATCTTTTTTACGGCTGTGGATCATAATTGCATCGGCTCCGGCAGAAGCAAACGCATGAGCGCGAGTTAATGCGTCGTCCATTCCGCGTTCCAGAATAAGACTCTCTATGCGAGCAATTATCATAAAATCTTTTGTCTTCTGAGCCCTTTTACCGGCCGCTATTTTCTCAGAAAAATGCTCTATGCTGTCTTGCGTCTGCTCCACTTCAGTTCCGAAGAGCGAATTCTTCTTCAATCCGGTTTTATCTTCTATTATTACAGCTGAGACTCCCATTCTTTCCAGAGTCCTTACGTTATATACAAAATGCTCTATAAGTCCGCCGGTATCTCCATCTAGAATAATGGGCTTAGTAGTAACCTCCATAATATCATCTATCGTCCGCAGACGGCTTGACATGTCTACAAGTTCAATATCCGGCTTGCCTTTTGCAGTAGAATCACAAAGGGACGAAACCCACATTCCATCAAACTGATATGATTTACCGTCCTGATAGACCACAGTTTTCTCTGCTATCAATCCTGTAATGCCGCTGTGTGCTTCGATGATACGGACTAATGGCTTAATCGCTAAAAGTCTGCGAAGACGCGCTCGGCGCATATCTGGCAGAGCTAGCTGGTTGCTGAAATCCCGTTCTATTTCTGCATAACGTTTATCTTGAGAGTATGGAAATTCCACTAACCTTCCGCCGTATTCTGCAAGTATAGAAACGACTTCGTCACGTATAGGTTTTTGAAAGCCTTGCCTCCAGTCGTCACCATGAACTACGTAAGCTGGCCTTAGTGTCTTTAAGATATCGGCGTAACTGAGTGCTTTTTGCTCTACAACTTTATAAACGCCAGCAATATTTTCGAACAGAGCTTTGCGTTCTTCAAATGGCACCAGCGGGAAACGTTTGTAGCTTGCGACAGCTTCGTCAGATAGCACACCGACGATAAGCCTTCCAAGCCGCTGGGCCTTGCGTATTATTGATATATGCCCGCTATGAATCATATCGGTCGAAAAGCACATATACACAGTACGATTCTCAACGTCATGAAGCCTTGAAGAAACTACGGCAAGATCTTCCGGCGTATCTATTTCAGCACATAAGGCATCTCGGAAATCAACCGGTTTAATATGGCACTCAGCAGAGACGGCATTCAAAGCATTCTCTGCATAGCATTGAGTTTGCCCGTTCTCACAGAAACGCTCTATCTCATCAAGCCACTTTATCCAATCTTTATGCAAAAGCTTATATAAAGGCTGCGCTGTCACGGCTGAATCGAAAAATTCAACCCCCACCTTCATAATACGCCCATCGCTGATTACCGCCTTGAAATCTTTTTCCGGAAGTTCAAGACAAGATGAGACCGCCATACAACTGTCCTGAGAGTCTAGAACCATATCCAGCACATGATTTTCAAAAACTAGGTCGCCATGCATAAGAAGTATATCGTCGTCTTTGAGATAACTTCTCGCGCAATAAATGGAATAAATATAGTTGGTTTTAGCATAATCTGGGTTGTTGATGAAGCTGATCCGCAGCGGTAGGTCAAGAGAACGGCAATATTCCATAAGAACATCGCTGTACGGCCCCGTAGTCATAACGACATCCGTTATACCAATCTCAGCCAGTTGTTTCAATTGACGGCTGAGAATAGTCTCGGTATGTGAAATCTCCGTCATACATTTAGGCTGCTCGCTCGTGAGTATTCCCATGCGCTTACCTATTCCGGAATTCAATATCAACGCTTTCATTATATCTGCTCCTTGTCATTTTATTTTTTACGTTATTACGATCGGCGAACCAATCAACGCGATACACGAAGTTTCAATATCACCGACATTACTTTTTTTCTAAATATGCATAATGCAATGCATAAAGCTGCTATCAGTGCATATCGCATAAAATCGTTGTAATAAAGAAAACTGGAGAGTAAGGAGACACATAGGACACATATACCTAACATCAGCAAAAAACGCATATTGTAAATACTTATGCCGGTCACTTTTCTCATAGCATAATAGTCAAGAACAGACTGAAGAATAAAGCAGGCTAACGTAGTATAACCGGCAGCGAAATAGCCATACTGAGGTATCAGTATATAGTTCAGCCAAATATTTAAAACAGCCGATGTAACGCTGGCATACATGACATATTTAGGCCGTTTATAATAATAAATTACGTTAGCAAAAATAAAGTACATCGACATAAAGAAAACTCCGCCGACTATTGGAGGAATTATATAAACGCATTCAGCATAACTAGATGGAGCCATTATCATAAGCATTTCTGGGGCGAACAATATCAAGATGCCGCATGCTATGCTGTAAAGAAGCACTATTGCATTTGTTGTGGAGGCTAATGAAACAAAGTCCCTATTTCTGCATTTTTCATATGTATATGGAATCAAAGAGGAATTTATTGAACTCCATACGATCGTCACAGCCAGCCCTATAGTATATGCAAGACTGTACTTAGCAGCAGCTGCATTCCCAACAAGAGAAGCAATAATTATACGGTTTGAGTTATTCAGTATATGCCCAGAAAGATAGTGCGGTATAAGGGGAAGATTAAACAGCAACGCACCTTTCCAGTAGTTAATATTAAGATGCCATTTTGCTTTAAACGCAATATAAACATAGAAAAAGCAATATACTATAATAAAGATACTGAATCCGCCAAATAAGCGTGCATATACTCCGTGCCCAGGCCAATACTGTATGAGCGCAATTGCAGAAAC
The window above is part of the Cloacibacillus sp. An23 genome. Proteins encoded here:
- the aepX gene encoding phosphoenolpyruvate mutase, with the protein product MKALILNSGIGKRMGILTSEQPKCMTEISHTETILSRQLKQLAEIGITDVVMTTGPYSDVLMEYCRSLDLPLRISFINNPDYAKTNYIYSIYCARSYLKDDDILLMHGDLVFENHVLDMVLDSQDSCMAVSSCLELPEKDFKAVISDGRIMKVGVEFFDSAVTAQPLYKLLHKDWIKWLDEIERFCENGQTQCYAENALNAVSAECHIKPVDFRDALCAEIDTPEDLAVVSSRLHDVENRTVYMCFSTDMIHSGHISIIRKAQRLGRLIVGVLSDEAVASYKRFPLVPFEERKALFENIAGVYKVVEQKALSYADILKTLRPAYVVHGDDWRQGFQKPIRDEVVSILAEYGGRLVEFPYSQDKRYAEIERDFSNQLALPDMRRARLRRLLAIKPLVRIIEAHSGITGLIAEKTVVYQDGKSYQFDGMWVSSLCDSTAKGKPDIELVDMSSRLRTIDDIMEVTTKPIILDGDTGGLIEHFVYNVRTLERMGVSAVIIEDKTGLKKNSLFGTEVEQTQDSIEHFSEKIAAGKRAQKTKDFMIIARIESLILERGMDDALTRAHAFASAGADAIMIHSRKKDPAEVFEFLQKFRASDSITPVVVVPTSYNTVTEDEFAERGANIVIYANQLTRSGFPAMQKVAQTILANHRAKEADDMCMPIKEILTLIPEE
- a CDS encoding oligosaccharide flippase family protein, with protein sequence MKGLCMLRFGLPKAVIASFAFLIMRVIEKSLIFITSPIYTRMLSQDEYGQVSVFLSWQSMLGIVAMFCLSYGVFNNGMIDYEQDRDVYSFSMLILSNVITLVCGIILFLTYPYIQPVLGIDIPLLSLMFFIFLTQPAFNFWMSRQRFEYKYKAMSVIVIMSAILSSVSAIALIQYWPGHGVYARLFGGFSIFIIVYCFFYVYIAFKAKWHLNINYWKGALLFNLPLIPHYLSGHILNNSNRIIIASLVGNAAAAKYSLAYTIGLAVTIVWSSINSSLIPYTYEKCRNRDFVSLASTTNAIVLLYSIACGILILFAPEMLMIMAPSSYAECVYIIPPIVGGVFFMSMYFIFANVIYYYKRPKYVMYASVTSAVLNIWLNYILIPQYGYFAAGYTTLACFILQSVLDYYAMRKVTGISIYNMRFLLMLGICVLCVSLLSSFLYYNDFMRYALIAALCIALCIFRKKVMSVILKLRVSR